One window of the Delphinus delphis chromosome 20, mDelDel1.2, whole genome shotgun sequence genome contains the following:
- the CA7 gene encoding carbonic anhydrase 7 isoform X1: MTGHHGWGYGHNDGPSHWHKLYPIARGDRQSPINIVSRKAVYSPSLRTLDLSYESCTSLSIANNGHSVQVDFNDSDDRSVVTGGPLDGPYRLRQLHFHWGKKHSEGSEHTVDGKSFPSELHLVHWNAKKYSTFGEAASAPDGLAVVGVFLETGDEHPSMNRLTDALYMVRFKGTKAQFSCFNPKYLLPASRHYWTYPGSLTTPPLTESVTWIVLREPISISERQMEKFRSLLFTTEEDERIHMVNNFRPPQPLKGRVVKASFWA; this comes from the exons ATGACCGGCCACCACGGCTGGGGCTACGGCCACAACGACG GCCCCTCACACTGGCACAAGCTGTATCCCATTGCCCGGGGAGACCGCCAGTCACCAATCAATATCGTATCCAGAAAGGCTGTGTACTCGCCCAGCCTGAGGACATTGGATCTTTCCTATGAGTCCTGCACGTCCCTCAGCATCGCCAACAATGGCCACTCTGTCCAAGTGGACTTCAATGACAGTGATGACCGAAGTG TGGTGACTGGGGGCCCCCTGGATGGGCCCTACCGGCTCAGGCAGCTCCATTTCCACTGGGGCAAGAAGCACAGTGAGGGCTCAGAGCACACGGTGGACGGCAAGTCATTCCCCAGCGAA CTGCACCTGGTTCATTGGAATGCCAAGAAGTACAGCACCTTTGGGGAGGCGGCCTCAGCACCCGATGGCCTGGCTGTGGTTGGTGTCTTCCTGGAG ACGGGGGACGAGCACCCCAGCATGAACCGTCTGACAGATGCACTCTACATGGTTCGGTTTAAG ggcACCAAGGCCCAGTTCAGCTGCTTCAACCCCAAGTACCTCCTGCCTGCCAGCCGGCACTACTGGACCTACCCTGGCTCCCTGACAACACCCCCACTGACCGAGAGTGTCACCTGGATTGTGCTCCGGGAGCCCATCAGCATCTCTGAGAGGCag ATGGAGAAATTCCGGAGCCTGCTTTTCACCACAGAGGAGGATGAGAGGATCCACATGGTGAACAACTTCCGGCCGCCACAGCCACTGAAGGGCCGTGTGGTCAAGGCCTCCTTCTGGGCCTGA
- the CA7 gene encoding carbonic anhydrase 7 isoform X2 has translation MTGHHGWGYGHNDGPSHWHKLYPIARGDRQSPINIVSRKAVYSPSLRTLDLSYESCTSLSIANNGHSVQVDFNDSDDRSVVTGGPLDGPYRLRQLHFHWGKKHSEGSEHTVDGKSFPSELHLVHWNAKKYSTFGEAASAPDGLAVVGVFLEGTKAQFSCFNPKYLLPASRHYWTYPGSLTTPPLTESVTWIVLREPISISERQMEKFRSLLFTTEEDERIHMVNNFRPPQPLKGRVVKASFWA, from the exons ATGACCGGCCACCACGGCTGGGGCTACGGCCACAACGACG GCCCCTCACACTGGCACAAGCTGTATCCCATTGCCCGGGGAGACCGCCAGTCACCAATCAATATCGTATCCAGAAAGGCTGTGTACTCGCCCAGCCTGAGGACATTGGATCTTTCCTATGAGTCCTGCACGTCCCTCAGCATCGCCAACAATGGCCACTCTGTCCAAGTGGACTTCAATGACAGTGATGACCGAAGTG TGGTGACTGGGGGCCCCCTGGATGGGCCCTACCGGCTCAGGCAGCTCCATTTCCACTGGGGCAAGAAGCACAGTGAGGGCTCAGAGCACACGGTGGACGGCAAGTCATTCCCCAGCGAA CTGCACCTGGTTCATTGGAATGCCAAGAAGTACAGCACCTTTGGGGAGGCGGCCTCAGCACCCGATGGCCTGGCTGTGGTTGGTGTCTTCCTGGAG ggcACCAAGGCCCAGTTCAGCTGCTTCAACCCCAAGTACCTCCTGCCTGCCAGCCGGCACTACTGGACCTACCCTGGCTCCCTGACAACACCCCCACTGACCGAGAGTGTCACCTGGATTGTGCTCCGGGAGCCCATCAGCATCTCTGAGAGGCag ATGGAGAAATTCCGGAGCCTGCTTTTCACCACAGAGGAGGATGAGAGGATCCACATGGTGAACAACTTCCGGCCGCCACAGCCACTGAAGGGCCGTGTGGTCAAGGCCTCCTTCTGGGCCTGA